GTCCGTGGCGATTCGACTGGTGGCGCGACGGCCGCCGGGCAGGGACCCGGAAGTGGGGCGCGGCTCAACCGGATCCCCCAGGCGATCCGTCCAGCGCTGCTGCTCACCCTGCTGCTCGGCGGGTTCGCCTACCAGTTCCAGATCACCGGCCCGTTGATGGTCGTCACCGTCCTGCACGACGACTCCGTCACCTACGGGTTGATCGGCATGTGCACCGCAGTTGGCGCGATCGTCGGTAGCATCATCTCGGCCCGCCGTTCCACGCCCACCACCGGTGAGTACGTGACCTGGGCAACGGCCTTCGGCATCGTGGCCCTGTTCGCCGCGATGGCCACCAGTTCCGTCTGGTTCGGTGCCGCGATGGCCGGCGTTGGTATGGCGCTGTCCCTGTTCACCACGACCGTCGTTGTTTTTATTCAGCACCGCGCCAGCGACAGCGAGCAGGGACCGGCGCTGGCTGCCTACAACGCCGCGTACATGGGATTCATCCCCCTCGGGGCCGTCGTTGTCGGTGCTACCGCCGAGTACTTCGGTGTCCGCTGGGGCATCGCGCTGCCGTCGGTCGCGCTCCTGGTCGCCGCCGGATACGCGGCGATCAGACTGCGGACGACACCGGCTATCGGACCTGAGGAAGAGCCGGAAGTGAGCACCGATCCGTTCGCCCGTAACGCCCAAGGAGCATCATGACCCTGATCCGCTTACCACCCAGCCGCGTGCCGGGGGCTGGGAGCGTCGGGTTCTCGTGCGAAGTACGTCATATTCGGTGGTCATCGATGAATGGCGTCGCTCCTGCCCAGGTGGCGTCGGCCGGAATTGGGGGACCGCACATTCGACGGGATTGCGGAGTGTCTACCTGCCACATTCGCTCCGTGACCGCCGGCCGACCATCCTGGTCCCGCAGCCGCTGAGGCAAAGAACGAGGGGGACGTAGATGTATCGCACCATCCGCCGGATCGGGATCGCGCTCGCCGTCACGGTCGGGCTCGTCGTCGGGTCCGGTGCCGCCGCGCAGGCGAACACCAACCCGGTCACGCCGCAGTCGCTCTGCGGGCTCGGCTACACCGTCCAGGACCAGGACCCGATCCACCACGGGCAGACCGGCGAGCTGCTCGGCACCGTCTACCTGATGTACAACCCGATCGTCGGGTACGGCTGCACGGTCACCATCAAGTCCGCGTACGCCGGCTCGCTGACCCGTACCCAGGTCTACCTCGCCGCGCAGTACCTGCCCACCCAGATCGACGACGGCAACCGGCTGTGGGCGGCCGGCCCGACCCGGGCGTACGTCAAGGGCGGCTGCACCATCTGGGGTGGCCTCATGGAGGACTCGACCGGCACGGTCCACTACCACGACCGGGCGAACCCGGCGATCGGTGGCATCGGCACCTGCTTCTGACGGAGCTGACCGGAGGCCCGCCGCGTCTCGCGGCGGGCCTCCCTTCTTTCGCGTTCACCCGTCCGGCCGCCGGTTTCCGGACAGAGTCGCCGACCGTCCGCCGAAGGTCAGTTCGGGGCGCAAACGTCCCGTAGCGTCTGGGCGTCCCGGTTCGTCCGGGCCTGCGCTGCGGCGTAGTCTCCCGACACCCCGCCCGACAGGATGAAGCGCATGTCTGAGAAGTCCCGCGACAGCGCCACCGTCACCTGGTAGACGGCCCCTTCGGCGGCCGTGCTCGCGCGCATCATCCCCTGGTAGGCCTGCGTCGCGGCGGCCTGCTGGCTCAGCTCGGTCGAGCCCGCCGTCCGGTAGTACCGGTCGACGACCGCTAGGGCCTCCTCGCAGCCGGCGGGGAGCAACGGTGCCAGCGACAGCGACGGCCTGGGGTTGGGTGCTCGGGACGTCGTCTCGACTGGTCGAGGGGGCGTCGCGCTCGGTTCGGGCGCCGTCGTCGAATCGGGTGGCGTCTGGACCGGCGTATCCGGCGTGGTCGCCTGGACGGAGACCGTTCCTGAGCCCGGGGCCGGATGCTCCGGGGGAGGGGTTCGGGGCCACGCGTAGGCGACGAAGGCGAGGATGGCCGCGACGACACCACTGACCGCCCCCAGCGCGGCCCAGTCCGGCTTGAGCCCAGCGGAGCCGCTCCCGGCACCGGCGCGTCTCATTCGTCGAAGGTCGATGCGCCAACCATAGACACCTCAGGCATGGTTGGCGGCGGGGCCGGCGTGAGGCCAGCCGGCGCGGCGGCGGTCCGGCTCGGTGGAGCCGGACCGTCGCGCACGGCACAGCGTCGACAGTCGACCGGAAACGCCCCGTGGCCGCTGGTCAGCGGATCGTGTAGCCGCCGTCGACCAGCAGGTCCGCGCCGTTGACCATGTCGGCGGCGTCGGAGGCCAGGTAGATCGCCGCCGCGGCGATCTCGTCGGGGTACGCGAACCGCCCGGTCGGGATCTGCTCCTTCAGCCGGTCGCCCTTGGGGCCTTCCCAGGCCTTGCGGCCGAGGTCGGTCAGCACCACGGTGGGGCTGATCGTGTTGACGGTGACGCCCCGGCCGGCCCACTCCGAGGCGAGCACCTTGGTGAGCCCGACCAGGCCGAACTTGGAGGCGCAGTACGCGGCGTGCGCGTGCAGGGCGACGGTCGCCGCCTGGGAGGCCAGGTTGATCACCTTGCCGCGTCCCTGGTCGAGCATGATCCGGCCGACCTTCTGGGTCAGCAGGAACGCGCCGGTCAGGTTCACCGCCAGGGTGGTGTTCCACGCCGCCATCGACAGTTCCTCGGCCGGCGCGAGCAGCGCCACACCGGCGCTGTTGACCAGCACGTCGATCCGGCCGTGCAACCGCATGACCTGGTCGACGGCGGCGGTCACGGACGCCTCGTCGGTGACGTCGCAGGAGACGGCGGTCAACTCGCCGTCCTCGGGGACGGCCCGGTCGAGGATCACCACCTTGGCGCCCTTGGCCGCGTACGCGGCGGCGATGGCCGCGCCGATGCCGGAGGCGCCGCCGGTGACCACGGCGACCTTGCCGTCGAGGGAGAAGGACAGGTCCACGGTGGTCACGCCGCCTCCTCGTACGAGCTGATGGCGGCGACCTTGGCGGCGGACGCCGAGGCCGGGTCGAAGTGGTAGCCCAGCCATTCGGACGCCAGCCGGCGGGCGAGTTCCAGGCCGATGACGCGCTCGCCGAAGCAGAGCACCTGGGCGTTGTTGCTGAGCACCGAGCGCTCGACCGAGTAACTGTCGTGGGCGGTCACCGCGCGGATGCCGGGGACCTTGTTGGCGCTGATGGCCACGCCGAGGCCGGTGCCGCAGACCAGCAGGGCCCGGTCCGCCTTGCCGTCGGCGACCAGTCGGGCCGCTGTCGTGGCGACGTGCGGGTACGCGGTGTCGTCGTCGCCGCCGACTCCGACGTCGATCACCTCGGCGACCCGGGGGTCGGCGGCGAGGTCGCGGCTGAGGGCGTCCCGGTAGCTACTGCCGGCCGAGTCGCTGCCGACCACGATCCGGAGCTTTTGCTCTGTCACTGCTGCTTTCCTTCCAGTACGGTGCCGACGGCGCGCAGGCACAGGGCCATGGAGGTGGCGCCGGCGTCAGGGGTGCCGATGCTCTTCTCGGCGAGCGGTCGCGCCCGGCCGACCTGCGGCCGGAGCTGGGCGGTGTCGGCGGCGGCGGTGGTCGCCACGTCCACTGCGGTGGCCCACGCGTCGGTGAGCGGCGAGCCGGCGGCCACGGCCGTCTCGAGCGTCTCGGTGAACGGCAGGAGGGCGTCGATCATGGTCTTGTCGCCGGGCTTCGCGCCGCCGAGCGTGGTGAGGGCGGTGTAGCCGGCGCGTACCCCGGCGGCGACCGTGGTGGCGTCGGGGCGGGAGTCGCCGACGGCGCGGCCGAGCGCGGCGAGCGCCGCGCCCCAGAGCACGCCGGACGTGCCACCGGCCTTCGCTGCCCACGCGTCACCGGCGGCCACCAGGACCCCGCCCGGTCCGTGCCCGGCCTCGGCGGCGGTGCGGGCGGCCTCGACCGCCGAGCGGGTGCCGCGGACCATGCCCCGGCCGTGGTCGCCGTCTCCGGCGACCGCGTCGATGCGGCCCAGTTCCTGCTCGGCGGCGGCGACCGTGTCGGCCATCGCGTCGAGCGCCGCGACGACGACGGCGGCCACGGCGCGGCCCTCCTCGTCCGCGCTGCCCTGGCCCACGCCGCCCGCGCTGGTGTCGGCCGTCGTGCGGCGCGGGCCGTCGACCTGGGTCAGCGCGCCCTTGCGGTACGCCGGGGTGTCCGCTGGCGCGCGCCACAGCCGCTCGAGTTCCTCGTCGAGGAAGACCAGGGTGAGGGAGCAGCCGGCCATGTCGAGGCTGGTCACCAGCTCGCCGACCTCGGGGTCGACGATGGTCCAGCCGGCGTCGCGCAGCAGCTTGGCGGCAGTGCGCCAGACCACGAACAGTTCCTCGTACTTGGTGGCGCCCAGGCCGTTGAGGATCACGCCGATGCGTCGGTCGCCGTCCGCCGGCGCCTCGGCCAGGACGCCCGCCACCAGCCGCTGGGCGAGGTCGGCGGCCCGGGGCAGCTCGGCTTCGGCGATGCCCGGCTCGCCGTGGATGCCCAGGCCGACGCCCATGGTGCCGGGGGCCACGTCGAACAGGGGCTCGGTGGCGCCCGGCATGGTGCAGCCGGCGAAGGCGACGCCGAGGGTCCGGGTGCGGTCGTTGGCGTGCCGGGCGACCCGCTCGACGTCGTCCAGGTCGTAGCCGGCCTCGGCGGCGGCCCCGGCGACCTTGAACACCACGAAGTCACCGGCGATGCCCCGGCGACGGTGGGTCTCGTCGGCGGGCGCGCTGGCGATGTCGTCGGTGACGAACACCACCCGGGTGTCGATGCCCTCGGCCTGTAGGCGCTGCTGGGCGAGGGTGAAGTTCATGACGTCGCCGGCGTAGTTGCCGGTGCTGAAGAGCAGGCCGCCGGTGTTGGCGGCGGCGCGGCCGACCTCGTACGCCTCCTGGGTCGAGGGCGACGTGAAGATGTTGCCGACCACCGCGCCGTCGGCGAAGCCCGGACCCACCACGCCACAGAAGGCGGGGTAGTGGCCGGAGCCGCCGCCGACGACCACCGCCACCTTGCCGGGCGGGGTCTCGGTCGCGCGGACCACGCCGCCGGGGACGCCGGTCACGCGGCCCGCGTAGGCGTCGAGGAACCCCGCGAGCATGTCGTCGCTGAAGCGTTCGGGGTCGTCGAAGAGCTTGGTCATCGAAGCGCCTTCTGTCGCGGTGAGGGGTACGACTTAACATTGCAGGCGTGATATCGAACGTCAAGAGGGTTGACTTCTAACATCGTCCTAACATAGCGTCCGTCACATCCAGACCAACGAGGAGTTCTCATGACGCCGGCGTTACGGCTGAGCAACATCGCCACGGGTTTCGGTGGTGTGCCTGTGCTGCGCGACATCTCCTTCGACCTGCACGCCGGTGAGCTCACCGTGCTGGCCGGGGAGAACGGGGCCGGCAAGTCGACCCTCATGAAGATCGTCACGGGGCAGTTGAAGGCCGACGCGGGCGAGGTGGTCGTGGCCGGCTCGCCGCTCGTCCAGGCCGACCCCCAGGCCGCGCGCCGGCTCGGCGTCGGCATCGTGCCGCAGGAACTGGCCCGTACCCCGACCTGGCGGTCTACGAGAACCTCTTCGTCGGCCGGGAACTGCGCACCCGCTTCGGCGCCCTGGACCGCCGCGAGATGATCAAGCAGGCCCGGGCCATGCTCGACACGTACGGCGTCGACATCGACCCGCGCCGGCGGATCGGCGACCTCTCCATCGCCCTGATCCAGCTCGTGGAGATCGCCAAGGCCACCACCTGGGGCGCCAAGGTGCTGCTGCTCGACGAGCCCACCTCGGCCATCCCCGACCGGGAGGTCGAGCGCCTGTACGAGGTCGTCCACGCCCTGAAGAAGCAGGGCGTCGCCATGCTGTACACCACCCACCGGATGGCCGAGATCCAGGAACTGGCCGACCGCGTCGTGGTGCTGCGGGACGGCCGGCTCGTCCTCCAGGCCCCGCTGGCCGACACCACCGAGGACGGCATCGTCCGGGCGATGATCGGCCGCGACCTCGACAACCTCTTCCCCGAGATCACCCCCGCCCAGGACGAGGTCGGCCTGCGGGTCACCGGGCTACGGTTGCAGCAGCAGGGCCCCACCGTCGACCTCGAGGTCCGCCGGGGGAGATCCTGGGCCTGGGCGGCCTCGTCGGCGCCGGCCGGACCGAGATCGTCGAGGCGATCTTCGGCGTCCGCCCGTCGGTGGCCGGCACCATCGAGGTGAACGGCCGGTCGGTCCGGCGCGGCAGCGTCGTCGAGGCGATCCGGGCCGGCATCGCGCACGTACCCGAGGACCGCAAGGGCGCCGGTCTCGTGCTCACCCAGTCGGTGCTCGACAACGGCAGCCTGCCCCACCTCGGCGCGTTCTCCCTCGGTGGCTGGCTGCGCGACGGTCGTCGTACCGAGGCCGTCGCGGAGGCCACCACGTCCGTCCGGCTCAAGTCGAAGGGCCTCAACCAGCTCGTCGGCAACCTCTCCGGCGGCAACCAGCAGAAGGTCGTGCTGGCCCGCTGGCTGACCCAGAACTGCTCGGTGCTGCTGCTCGACGAGCCGACCCGGGGCGTCGACGTGGGCGCCCGGGGCGAGATCTACGGCATTGTCCGCCGGCTCGCCGCGTCCGGGATCGCCGTCATCCTGGTCAGCTCCGACATGCCCGAGCTGATCGGCCTGAGCCACCGGGTGCACGTGCTGCGGGCGGGCGGCATCGCCGGCTCGCTGTCCCGCGCCGACCTCGACGCCGAGGACGTCCAAGAAAAGATCTTCCGCTTCGCCAGCGGCCAGGAAGCCGTTGTCCGCCACTGAGAAATCCGGAGTCCCGATGACCACGACCACCCCGACCGCGGGAAAGCTTCCTCCCGTGGACGCCGTACCGGAGAAGCGCCGGTTCGACCGGACCACCCTGACGAACTTCGCCATCCGCAACTCGATGGTGCTGGTGTTGCTGCTGGTCATGGCGTACTTCAGCTACCGGAGCCTGCGCTTCGCGACCCCGGAGAACGCGCTCACGATCCTCGTCTCGGCCGCGCCGTTCGCCCTCGTCGCGCTCGGCCAGACGTTCGTCATCCTCACCGGCGGCATCGACCTGTCGATCGGCAGCGTCATCGCGGCCAGCGCGATGACCTCCGCGTCGGTCGTCGTCAAGAACCCCGACTCGCTCTGGCTGGCCGTCGTCGCCGGCATCGGCGTCGGTCTGCTGCTGGGCCTGATCAACGGCCTGGTGGTGAGCCGGCTGAACGTCGCGCCGTTCGTCGCCACGCTCGGTACGCTGACCGCCGGCTCAGGGCTCGCCTACGTGATCGGCAACGGCGCGCCGATCAACGGCCTGCCCGCCTCCTACGGGAAGATCGCCAACACCGAGGTGTTCGGCATCGCGGTCCCCGTCCTCATCATGGCCGTCGGGTTCGTGGCCGCGTTCCTCGTCCTCAAGAAGACCTCCTTCGGCCTGCGCATCTACGCCGTCGGCGGCAACCGGGTCGCGGCCGAGGTCGCCGGGGTACGCACCCGGCGCATCCTGACCAGCGTCTACGTCATCAGCGGGGGCCTCGCCGGACTCTCCGGCGTGATGCTCTCCTCCCGGGTGATCTCCGGTCCGCCGAACCTCGGCGCCGGGTACGAACTGGACGCCATCGCCGCCGTGGTCATCGGCGGAGCGAGCCTGCTCGGCGGGCGCGGCTCCGTCTGGGGCACCCTCCTCGGCCTGCTGCTCATCCAGACCCTCAACAACGGCCTGGACATCCTGATCGTCCCCGCGTACTGGCAGGCGGTCATCAGCGGTGTGCTCATCGTCGCCGCCGTCGCGGTCGACGTGTGGGCCACGAAACGCCGCACCAGCTAGTCCCCGCACCACCACCATCACCGAAAGGCAATACCGATGAAGATGTCCGTCCTTCGCCGCGTCGGCATCGCCGCGGTACCACTCGCCCTGCTCGCCACCACCGCCTGCGGCGCCGGCGACCCGGCCGCCCAGGGCGGCGACGGCGAGAAGCAGCTCCGCGTCGGCGTCACCGTCTACGACATGTCCTCCTTCATCAGCCAGGGCCAGGAGGGCATGAACGCCTACGCCAAGGCCAACAACATCCAGTTGCTCTGGAACTCGGCCGGCGGTGACGTGTCCACCCAGGCCAGCCAGGTGGACCAGCTCATCAACCAGAAGGTCGACGCGATCATCATCGTCCCGGTGCAGGCCGACTCCCTCGGCCCGCAGATGGCCGCGGCGAAGGCCGCCGACATCCCGGTGATCGCGGTCAACACCGCGCTGGCCGCCGGCGACGCCCTCACCTCCGCAGTGCTCCCCGACGACGTGGCCGCCGGGGCGCAGGAGATGGAGATGATGGCCAAGAAGCTGAACGGCAAGGGCAACATCGTGATCCTGCAGGGGCCACTCGGCTCCTCGCCCGAGCTGGACCGCACCAAGGGCATCGAGCAGACCCTGGCCAAGTACCCGGACATCAAGGTCCTGGCCAAGGACACCGCCAACTGGAAGCGCGACGAGGCGGTCAACAAGACGAAGAACTGGCTGTCCAGCTTCGGTGACCAGCTCGACGGCATCGTGTCCGAGAACGACGACATGGGTCTGGGTGCCGTGCAGGCCCTCGCCGAGGCCGGCAAGCAGCTTCCGGTGGTCGGCATCGACGGCATCCAGGACGGACTCGACGCGGTCAAGAACGGCACCTTCATCGGCTCGTCCCTCCAGCACGGTCGGGTCGAGATGTCGGCCGGCCTGGCCGTCGCCCAGAAGGTGGCCAACGGCGAGACCGTCGAGAAGAAGTACACCTACACGATGCCGGCGATCACCCCGGAGAACGTCGACAAGTACTACGCCAACGTGGTCAGCGAGAAGGACGCGTTCCTCCAGCGCCTGCCCGAGCTGATCGCCAAGAACCTGGCCTCCGGCGACATCGCCAACGAAGAGTAGTCCGATGGAGGTGGCCCGCGACGCGGGCCACCTCCACCGTTACGATCTATCTCCGATCGATGGAGGAGTCACCGGGATGGCAGAGCCGGCGGAGAACCGCGTCGGGCGGGACGCACGGCAGAGCGGCATCACCGAGATGGTCATGTCGGCCGGCTCCGTACGGATCGAGGAACTCGCCGAGGCCTTCGGCGTCAGCGTGATGACGGTGCACCGCGACCTCGACGCGCTCGCCGCCCAGGGGCTGCTCCGCAAGACCCGCGGCATGGCCACCGCCCTGGCCAGCACCCTGTCGGAGTCCAGCACCGAGTACCGTACCCGGCTCAACGCGAGCGAGAAGGTCGCGCTCGCCACCGTCGCCCTCGGCATGATCGAGCCCGGGCAGTCGATCATCCTCGACGACTCCACCACCGGCCTGCACCTGGCCGCCCAGCTCTACCAGCGGCAGCCGCTGACCGTCATCACGAACTTCCAGCCCGTGATGGACGCCGTGGTCACCCAACCGGAACTGGCCCTGCTGGCCCTCGGCGGCCAGTACTACCCGTGGTGCCGGGCGTTCATGGGCTCGGTGACCCTCGGCGCGTTACGCAACCTCCGCGCGGACGTGTTCTTCATGTCCACCTCCGCCGTCACCGACGGCATCTGCTTCCACCAGCACCACGACACCGTCCTGGTGAAGCGGGCGATGTTCGAGGCCGCCCGCACCCGGATCGCCTACGTCGACCACTCGAAGTTCGAACGACGCGCCCTGCACGCGCTGGGCCCGCTCAGCGAGTTCGACACGGTCATCGTCGACGCGAAGACCGCCGGCGAACACGTGCAGGCCCTCCGCCGCGACGGCGCGAACGTCGTCGTCGCCCCGGAGGGCACCACCGCCCCGGACTCCTCCGAAGCCTGAATCGCAGGTCAATGGCACCATGATGGCGTGACCGTACCGGTGATCGTCGCCCTCGACTGCTCCACCTCGGCGTGCAAGGCGGTCGTGTTCGACCTCTCCGGGGAGACCGTCTGCGAGTCCCGGCGCTACGTCACCACCACCTCGCCCCGCCCCGGCTGGTACGAACAGGACGCCACCCAGTGGGCAGAGGGCCTCGCCGACGCCCTCACCTCGGTCGCCGACCTGCTGCCCCCCAGCCACCGGCCCCTCGCGCTCGGCATCACCCACCAGCGCGAGACGTTCGTCTGCGTGGACCGTGACCACCACCCGATCCGCCCGGCGATCCTGTGGCTGGACAACCGTGCCGAGGAGCAGGTGGCTCGCCTCGGTGGCGACGCCGTGCAGGCGGCCACCGGCAAGCCGCGGTCCACCCTGCCGTCGCTCTACAAGCTGGCCTGGCTCGCCGAACACGAGCCGGACACGCTGCGCCGTACCCACCAGGTGCTCGACGTGCACGCGTACGTCTCGCACTATCTCACCGGCGTCGCGGTCACCTCCTGGGCCAGCGCCGACTCCACCGCCCTGGTCGACCTCGCCACCCGGGACTGGTCACCGGAGTTGCTGCGCGCCGCCGGCCTGACCCGACAGCAGGTCCCCGAGCTGGCGGCCCCCGGCGACCGGATCGGTGGGCTACGGCCCGAGGTGGCCCGGCGCACCGGCCTGCCCGTGGGCCTGCCGGTCGTCGCGGGCGCCGGCGACGGGCAGTGCGCCGGCATCGGGGTGGGCGGGCTGGCGCCGGGTACGGCGTACCTGAACCTCGGCACCAGCTTCTCGCTCGGGGCGTTCGTGCCGGGGCGTCCCACCTACCCCGGGCTACGCACGATGGCGGCGCCAGTGCCGGGCCACTCAGCCGTGGAGACCCTGCAACCGGTCGGCGGGATGACGCTGGACTGGGCGCGCGACCTGTTGTCCGCACCGGACCGCAGCGCCGTCGAGGCGGCCGCCGCCGAGGTGCCGCCCGGGGCCGGCGGGCTGCTCTTCCTGCCCTACCTCGGCGGTCGCGAGACCCCTGTGCACCGGTCGGACGTACGGGGCGCGGTGCTCGGCCTGGGTGGGCGACACGGCGCGGCCGAACTGCTCCGGGCCGTCGTCGAGGGACTCGCCCACGATCAACGCGACTGCCTCGACCTGCTGCGGCAGGCGACCGGCGCGGACCTCCGGCGCGTCATCGTTACCGGCGGCTTCGCCCAGTCCGCCCTGGTCGTCCGGATCTTCTCCGACGTGCTCGGCGTGCCCACCGCCGTCGCGCCCGAGCGGGAGGGCACCGCCCTCGGCGCGGCCGTCGTCGCCGCCGCGGCCGGTCCCGACGCACCGTACGCCGACGTGCCGACGGCCGCGCGGCACATGACCCGGCCGGCCGCCACGGTGGCCGTCGACGCCCACGCCGCCGAGTACCACGAGGCCGTCCGCCCGCTCCGGGCCGGCGTACTGGCCGGCTTCGACGCGACCGAGCACGCCCTGACCGCGCTGCGCCACCTCTGAGGATGCGCCAGGCTCCGCCCCGACGACGCCCGGGCAGCCGTCAACGCCCGGGAAGCGCACTCGCAGTACAACCTGACGCCATCCCGGCCTGGACGCGCAGAGTGACCATGGGTGGCTCGCGCCTACCTAATCGCGTTTCTCGGCGCGCTGGGTGCGCCCTAGACTGCGCCGGTGCGTGAGGTATCGGGGGACTTCGAGATCCACATCACGGCCAATGCCTACGACGCCGAGAGGCTGTCCGCGTTCGCCGCTCAGCGTGGTCTGAAGTTCGTCCACATCGTGCTCGACCGTGGTGCGTACGCCTCGCAACCGATGCTCACCCTGACCGGGCGGGGCACCCTGACCGAACAGCACACCACGGTGCAGCGTTGGCAGCGCGAACTGGGCGAGGCGTGCATCCACCCCTGTCGTTCGAAGATCGAGGCGGCGCCGTGGTGCGTCGGCGTACCGCAGTCGGACGAGGAGTCGGCGGTCGAGCCGGCGGGTCGGTACTTCGAGCACCACGTCAAGCTGTTGTTGCCCAGCCCGAGGGTGGTGGACCGGGTGGCCCTCGCCGAGCTGGTCGAGGCGTACGGGGCGCGACTGTCGCGTAACGCGCGGCGGGAGCGGGCCGACGGCGCGCAGGAACGGTTCGTCACCCAGCGTTGCCACGGTGTCGGGCTCGCCACGGCCCGGCGGCGACTGGACGAGCTGGTCAGGGCGCTTCGGGCCGCCGGCCACGACATCATCACGGTGGAGCAGGAGTACGTGGTGTTCGACAGCGCCGTCCACCACGACCAGGGCTGGCTGGATTCATCCGCGGCGAAGGCCAACATCGGGACACGGGACCACGAGCACCGGAGGCGTCCGGCGGCGGCTGGCTCCCGGGGCTACCCGCCGACCTATCAGGCATTGCCGGACAGCCCGATCGTCCGCCAGTGGGCGGCGTTCGATCCTGCTCTCAAGCAGTACGGCAACGCCTACCGCGCGGGGGAGCCCGACTTCCTCGTGGCGGCCACCGGGCGGCGGTGGCGCCACGCCCGCCGCGCCGTCATGAACCGGGTCCTGGCGGCCGTCGGGGCGACGACCTGGGGGCAGCATCTGGTCCTGCGTGGCAGCGTGACCA
The nucleotide sequence above comes from Micromonospora pallida. Encoded proteins:
- a CDS encoding GolD/DthD family dehydrogenase encodes the protein MTTVDLSFSLDGKVAVVTGGASGIGAAIAAAYAAKGAKVVILDRAVPEDGELTAVSCDVTDEASVTAAVDQVMRLHGRIDVLVNSAGVALLAPAEELSMAAWNTTLAVNLTGAFLLTQKVGRIMLDQGRGKVINLASQAATVALHAHAAYCASKFGLVGLTKVLASEWAGRGVTVNTISPTVVLTDLGRKAWEGPKGDRLKEQIPTGRFAYPDEIAAAAIYLASDAADMVNGADLLVDGGYTIR
- a CDS encoding ribose-5-phosphate isomerase, with protein sequence MTEQKLRIVVGSDSAGSSYRDALSRDLAADPRVAEVIDVGVGGDDDTAYPHVATTAARLVADGKADRALLVCGTGLGVAISANKVPGIRAVTAHDSYSVERSVLSNNAQVLCFGERVIGLELARRLASEWLGYHFDPASASAAKVAAISSYEEAA
- a CDS encoding dihydroxyacetone kinase family protein is translated as MTKLFDDPERFSDDMLAGFLDAYAGRVTGVPGGVVRATETPPGKVAVVVGGGSGHYPAFCGVVGPGFADGAVVGNIFTSPSTQEAYEVGRAAANTGGLLFSTGNYAGDVMNFTLAQQRLQAEGIDTRVVFVTDDIASAPADETHRRRGIAGDFVVFKVAGAAAEAGYDLDDVERVARHANDRTRTLGVAFAGCTMPGATEPLFDVAPGTMGVGLGIHGEPGIAEAELPRAADLAQRLVAGVLAEAPADGDRRIGVILNGLGATKYEELFVVWRTAAKLLRDAGWTIVDPEVGELVTSLDMAGCSLTLVFLDEELERLWRAPADTPAYRKGALTQVDGPRRTTADTSAGGVGQGSADEEGRAVAAVVVAALDAMADTVAAAEQELGRIDAVAGDGDHGRGMVRGTRSAVEAARTAAEAGHGPGGVLVAAGDAWAAKAGGTSGVLWGAALAALGRAVGDSRPDATTVAAGVRAGYTALTTLGGAKPGDKTMIDALLPFTETLETAVAAGSPLTDAWATAVDVATTAAADTAQLRPQVGRARPLAEKSIGTPDAGATSMALCLRAVGTVLEGKQQ
- a CDS encoding ATP-binding cassette domain-containing protein, coding for MTPALRLSNIATGFGGVPVLRDISFDLHAGELTVLAGENGAGKSTLMKIVTGQLKADAGEVVVAGSPLVQADPQAARRLGVGIVPQELARTPTWRSTRTSSSAGNCAPASAPWTAAR
- a CDS encoding ATP-binding cassette domain-containing protein, coding for MVEAIFGVRPSVAGTIEVNGRSVRRGSVVEAIRAGIAHVPEDRKGAGLVLTQSVLDNGSLPHLGAFSLGGWLRDGRRTEAVAEATTSVRLKSKGLNQLVGNLSGGNQQKVVLARWLTQNCSVLLLDEPTRGVDVGARGEIYGIVRRLAASGIAVILVSSDMPELIGLSHRVHVLRAGGIAGSLSRADLDAEDVQEKIFRFASGQEAVVRH
- a CDS encoding ABC transporter permease; translation: MTTTTPTAGKLPPVDAVPEKRRFDRTTLTNFAIRNSMVLVLLLVMAYFSYRSLRFATPENALTILVSAAPFALVALGQTFVILTGGIDLSIGSVIAASAMTSASVVVKNPDSLWLAVVAGIGVGLLLGLINGLVVSRLNVAPFVATLGTLTAGSGLAYVIGNGAPINGLPASYGKIANTEVFGIAVPVLIMAVGFVAAFLVLKKTSFGLRIYAVGGNRVAAEVAGVRTRRILTSVYVISGGLAGLSGVMLSSRVISGPPNLGAGYELDAIAAVVIGGASLLGGRGSVWGTLLGLLLIQTLNNGLDILIVPAYWQAVISGVLIVAAVAVDVWATKRRTS
- a CDS encoding substrate-binding domain-containing protein, with translation MKMSVLRRVGIAAVPLALLATTACGAGDPAAQGGDGEKQLRVGVTVYDMSSFISQGQEGMNAYAKANNIQLLWNSAGGDVSTQASQVDQLINQKVDAIIIVPVQADSLGPQMAAAKAADIPVIAVNTALAAGDALTSAVLPDDVAAGAQEMEMMAKKLNGKGNIVILQGPLGSSPELDRTKGIEQTLAKYPDIKVLAKDTANWKRDEAVNKTKNWLSSFGDQLDGIVSENDDMGLGAVQALAEAGKQLPVVGIDGIQDGLDAVKNGTFIGSSLQHGRVEMSAGLAVAQKVANGETVEKKYTYTMPAITPENVDKYYANVVSEKDAFLQRLPELIAKNLASGDIANEE
- a CDS encoding DeoR/GlpR family DNA-binding transcription regulator gives rise to the protein MAEPAENRVGRDARQSGITEMVMSAGSVRIEELAEAFGVSVMTVHRDLDALAAQGLLRKTRGMATALASTLSESSTEYRTRLNASEKVALATVALGMIEPGQSIILDDSTTGLHLAAQLYQRQPLTVITNFQPVMDAVVTQPELALLALGGQYYPWCRAFMGSVTLGALRNLRADVFFMSTSAVTDGICFHQHHDTVLVKRAMFEAARTRIAYVDHSKFERRALHALGPLSEFDTVIVDAKTAGEHVQALRRDGANVVVAPEGTTAPDSSEA
- a CDS encoding xylulokinase, with product MTVPVIVALDCSTSACKAVVFDLSGETVCESRRYVTTTSPRPGWYEQDATQWAEGLADALTSVADLLPPSHRPLALGITHQRETFVCVDRDHHPIRPAILWLDNRAEEQVARLGGDAVQAATGKPRSTLPSLYKLAWLAEHEPDTLRRTHQVLDVHAYVSHYLTGVAVTSWASADSTALVDLATRDWSPELLRAAGLTRQQVPELAAPGDRIGGLRPEVARRTGLPVGLPVVAGAGDGQCAGIGVGGLAPGTAYLNLGTSFSLGAFVPGRPTYPGLRTMAAPVPGHSAVETLQPVGGMTLDWARDLLSAPDRSAVEAAAAEVPPGAGGLLFLPYLGGRETPVHRSDVRGAVLGLGGRHGAAELLRAVVEGLAHDQRDCLDLLRQATGADLRRVIVTGGFAQSALVVRIFSDVLGVPTAVAPEREGTALGAAVVAAAAGPDAPYADVPTAARHMTRPAATVAVDAHAAEYHEAVRPLRAGVLAGFDATEHALTALRHL